A part of Planococcus sp. MB-3u-03 genomic DNA contains:
- a CDS encoding SE1561 family protein — MGKSITDKEQQVSYMKQRLSMFLDVLDAIEPESTELEDIDRLIAMVDDLDSKMQQFKNRPSTENE, encoded by the coding sequence ATGGGAAAATCCATTACAGATAAGGAACAGCAAGTAAGTTATATGAAACAAAGGCTCAGCATGTTCCTCGATGTGTTAGATGCCATCGAACCGGAAAGCACGGAGCTTGAAGATATTGACCGGCTGATTGCCATGGTCGACGATCTGGACAGCAAAATGCAACAGTTCAAAAACCGTCCTTCTACTGAAAACGAATAA